A window of Nocardia arthritidis genomic DNA:
ATCACCCCCACCCTCGGCTATGACGACGTGTCCTATTTCGTCGACGCCTACGGCGGTCTGTACGTATTTCTCGGCGCGCAGGACACCCACCTGGTCGACGGTTGGCCCGAGCCCCTCCCCGGTGGGCGGGGCATGGCCGTCAACCACAACCCCGCCTTCTACGCCGACGACTCGATCCTGGCCACCGGCATACGACTGCACACCCACATCACCGTCGACCACCTGACCGGGCGGATCACCGTCTCCTGACGGCTCGGCCCGCTGGACGGCACAAGCACTATCGATAGGAAACATATGACAACCACCCAGGTGATCAACCCGGCAACCGAACAGGTGATCACGACGGTCGAGATGGCCGATCTTGCCGCCACCGACGCCGCTATCGAACGCGCCCACCGGGCGTGGGCAGGCTGGCGGACAATCGCACCGGGCGATCGAGCCCGATTGCTGCGGCGCTTCGCCGAGGCCGTCGACGCCGACCTGGACCATTTGGCCGAGCTGGAGGTCGCCAACGCGGGCCACCCCATCACCGTCGCGCGCTTGGAGGCGGCCAATGTCCGCGACGTGCTCCAGTACGCCGCCGGAATGCCCGAACGCCTACTGGGCCAACAGATTCCGGTTGACGGCGGCATCGACATCACCTTCCACGAACCCTTGGGCGTGGTCGGTGTGATCGCGGCGTGGAACTTTCCGATGCCCATCGCGGCCTGGGGGTTCGCGCCCGCACTCGCCGCAGGCAACACCGTGGTGCTGAAACCAGCTGAGCTGACCCCGCTTACCGCACTTCGCCTGGGCGAGCTCGCCCGGCAGGCGGGCCTGCCCGAGGGTGTTTTCCAGGTCCTGCCCGGCGAAGGCCCGGTAGTGGGGCAACGCTTCGTCACCCATCCCGCCGTGCGCAAGGTCGTGTTCACCGGCTCCACCGGGGTCGGCAAGCGGATCATGGCGGGCTGCGCCGAACAGGTCAAACGAGTCACCCTCGAATTGGGCGGCAAGAGCCCCAATATCGTCTTCGCCGATGCGGATCTGGAGCGTGCGGCCGCGGCCGCACCATACGGCGTCTTCATGAACTCGGGCCAGGACTGCTGCGCACGCTCGCGAATTCTGGTGCAGCGCAGCGTCTTCGATCGATTCCTGGAATTGCTCGAGCCAGCGGTGCGGCGCTTCCGGGTCGGTGATCCATTGGACGAAACCACCGAGGCGGGCCCGCTGATCTCGGCCGCGCATCGCGAGCGAGTCGCCGGATTCGTCGATCCGGCCGCGGTGGCATTCACCGGCGAACGGCCCGACGGACCCGGATTCTGGTATCCGCCAACGGTTGTCCTGCCTTCCGGCCCCACCGAACGGGTATTCACCGAGGAGATCTTCGGACCCGTTGCCGCGGTGCTGCCGTTCGACGACGAGGCCGAGGCCATTCACCTCACCAACGACACCGAATTCGGACTGGCCGGGTCCGTCTGGACCCGCGACCTCGGCCGGGCATTGCGGGTATCCCGCGCCGTCGAGGCGGGCAATCTATCGGTGAATTCGCATCTCTCGACACGGTATTCGACCCCGTTCGGTGGATCCAAACAGTCCGGCCTCGGCCGCGAACTCGGTCCAGACGCCGCACTCGCGTTCACCGAAACCAAGAACGTCTTCATCGCCACCGATTGACCCGTGACGCAGGGGAGCCACCGAATCGTCGTTGTCGGTTTAAGACAATCCAGAGAGTCATTACTGTCCGCCATCAGCCTAGATAGAGACAGGCTGTGGGTGATGTAGTTGAACAAGGACAATGAAAATGGTTGCGACATAAGGAGGTTCCGATGACGGACGACATGGCATTCTTCGCGAGAACTCTCGAGGGCACGCCGATGCCGCCTTCATTCGACACCGTGGCGGAAGAACGTCGGCACCGTAAAGAACGGCTGGCCGCCGCGTTCCGGCTATTCGGCAAATTCGGGTTCGAGGAAGGCGTGGCGGGACACATCACCGCCCGCGACCCGGAACTGACCGATCACTTCTGGGTCAACCCGTTCGGCCTGTCGTTCAAGCACATTCGGGTCAGCGACCTGATCCTGGTCAACCACAACGGCGACGTGGTCGAGGGCGCGCGCACGGTCAACGAAGCCGCCTTCGCCATCCACTCCCAGGTCCACCAGGCCCGCCCGGACATCGTCGCCGCCTGCCACAGCCACTCCATCTACGGGCGGGCACTGTCGACCCTCGGCCGAAAGCTGGAGCCGCTCACCCAGGACGCCTGCGCCTTCTACCAGGACCACGGATTGTTCGAGGACTACGCGGGCGTGGTCACCGACCTGGAGGAGGGCAAACGCATCGGCGTCGCCCTCGGCGACTACAAGGCGGTGATCCTGCGCAACCACGGACTGCTCACCGTCGGCGACACCGTCGACGCCGCCGCGTGGTGGTACATCACCATGGAGCGCTCCTGCCAGGTCCAACTCCTGGCCACCGCCGCCGGACAGCCGATACCCATCGACCCCGACAACGCGGCACTGGCCCACCGCCAGGTCGGCAGCAACCTCGCCGGATGGCTCCAATTCCAGCCGCTGTACCAGCAGATCACCCGTGAACAACCCGACCTGTTCGACTGACAGCACCCAAACCCGTGCTCGGCCAAGGCATCACGACCGCCGCAGTGGCCGAGCCGGACTGATGCCGAGCAGCCGTAGGCGGTTCACTCGCAGCTTCCCGCGGCTGCTCGACCCCAGAGAGTCGAGGCGAGATGCGAAAGAAGTTGGCGCCCAACGGGTTCTGTGACGAGCGGTTCACCGGTGTGCGCGAGGCTTTCGAGGCGTCCCTGAATCACAGCGAGGGCGAGCAATCCGACGGCCACGATCCGATCCTGGGCGGGCCGGTCCGATTCGGTATGGGCTACGAATTGGCCTCCGCCCAAACGCCGCTGCCCAACCGCATCACCGCGGTCTCCGACCACAGGCCGACCGCGCGGAATAGGCCACCGGAACCACGAAGTGACCACGGCGAGGCCGGGTTTCGCGAGGGGATCGACGCATAGTTTCTCTTTGAACCCGAAGTACCGTAAAACACCCGGCAAGCGTCAACCCACCAACACGCGGAAGTCGGCAATTCGGCCGATTCCTACCGAAGTCATACTAGTCTCAGTTAATATTTTGCAGCTTGTTTGTTTGTGGAAGTGCAGGCGCCATTGGACACCGGTCCACGCTGGTGAAGGATGACAGGTGACCAGCCTGTGCACGGCTACGGAGACGGCGAGTAAGGATTCCGGCACCGGGCACAATCAACTGAAAATTGGCTACACGCCAAATGAGTTGCGCTATCCGGCAGCCAAGCCGGACAATTTCGCGCCTACACCCACAATACTGGCCGCCATCTCGGCCAATTTATTTGTTTTCCGGAAGTCATTGGTTTGCCTCTGCTATGGAAGCGGGTGCATCTACGGTGATGATCACGGAATGGCCGGTACGACGGTTGCTGATAGCCGCAACGAGCGGTTTGGTGGTAGTCGTCATTGCCGAAGTGCTGATCGGGCGCGAACTCCGATCTCGATGGACGTGTGCCCAGTCGGTTCCTGAATCCGATCAGGGGCGGCCGGGCCGGGCCGCTGTCGATCCATGGCACGTGGGCACCGATGGCCACGAACCCGTCGATACCGGCTTGTCCGCGTCGGCGCTCGTCGGCTCCGAGATCAACTACAACCTCTGGATTACCTTCGATGCGCCCTTCGGCAGCGGCGCTGACGGCACCCGACTCGATGACTCATCGGATTCGTGGGCAGGGTTGAAAACGGCCGAGCCCGGTGCCGCGGCGGCGAGTCGCGCCACGCGAAAGGACCGGCGTCCGGGTAAACACCGGCTACCTCCGCCGCCGGGCGCGCTCAAAGGCCGCACCGCGGTTGTCGCGGTGGCGGCAGGCGCTGCCGTTGCCGCGGGGCAGACAGGGATCGCGACGTCGGCCTATCATTCGCGCGCCGTCGATCGTCAGGGCGGTCCGGCCGATGCGATCGCGGCACAGACCCCTATCGCGACCGACACATCCCTGTCCGACGCGACATCTCCGCAGGTTCTGAATGTCGGCGCGGCAACCGATCTCACCCAATTCGATGGCATCCTGCGTAACGGCGAGCAGTTCGCGGCGGATCTCGCCGCGGCCTCCTCGGCGAAGCTCCCTCCACTGTGGGCCAAGTTCGCCGAGGGCACGCTCACCTCCGGATTCGGCCAACGCTGGGGAGCGATGCACCCGGGCGTCGACGTCGCGGGCGCTTTCGGCTCGCCGATCCGTGCAGTGGCCGACGGAGTAGTACTTGAGGCCGGCCCGGCGAACGGGTTCGGACTGTGGGTGCGGGTGGGCCACGATGACGGAACCGTCACCGTATACGGTCACGTCGACGCCATCACGGTGGAGGCCGGGCAGCGGGTGACGGCTGGTGATCAGATCGCCACAATGGGCAACCGCGGATTCTCCACCGGAACCCACGTCCATTTCGAGGTCTGGAAGTACGGTTCCGACAAAATCGATCCCATCCCCTGGCTGGCCTCACGCGGCATCGACCTCGGCCCCGAACGCGACTGACCAGCGGTGATTCCTTGGCGCGCCAACTCCTCACCCTTCACTCTCGTCGGTGAGGATCATGCTGAATCCAATTTCCATATGACTCTCCCGAATTCGTGGAACCCGACAGGTAAGTCACCCACAGTCGTCATCGTCCAGCGGGGCTTCGTGCGGTGTTGAA
This region includes:
- a CDS encoding M23 family metallopeptidase, producing MGTDGHEPVDTGLSASALVGSEINYNLWITFDAPFGSGADGTRLDDSSDSWAGLKTAEPGAAAASRATRKDRRPGKHRLPPPPGALKGRTAVVAVAAGAAVAAGQTGIATSAYHSRAVDRQGGPADAIAAQTPIATDTSLSDATSPQVLNVGAATDLTQFDGILRNGEQFAADLAAASSAKLPPLWAKFAEGTLTSGFGQRWGAMHPGVDVAGAFGSPIRAVADGVVLEAGPANGFGLWVRVGHDDGTVTVYGHVDAITVEAGQRVTAGDQIATMGNRGFSTGTHVHFEVWKYGSDKIDPIPWLASRGIDLGPERD
- a CDS encoding aldehyde dehydrogenase family protein; this translates as MTTTQVINPATEQVITTVEMADLAATDAAIERAHRAWAGWRTIAPGDRARLLRRFAEAVDADLDHLAELEVANAGHPITVARLEAANVRDVLQYAAGMPERLLGQQIPVDGGIDITFHEPLGVVGVIAAWNFPMPIAAWGFAPALAAGNTVVLKPAELTPLTALRLGELARQAGLPEGVFQVLPGEGPVVGQRFVTHPAVRKVVFTGSTGVGKRIMAGCAEQVKRVTLELGGKSPNIVFADADLERAAAAAPYGVFMNSGQDCCARSRILVQRSVFDRFLELLEPAVRRFRVGDPLDETTEAGPLISAAHRERVAGFVDPAAVAFTGERPDGPGFWYPPTVVLPSGPTERVFTEEIFGPVAAVLPFDDEAEAIHLTNDTEFGLAGSVWTRDLGRALRVSRAVEAGNLSVNSHLSTRYSTPFGGSKQSGLGRELGPDAALAFTETKNVFIATD
- a CDS encoding class II aldolase/adducin family protein, with product MTDDMAFFARTLEGTPMPPSFDTVAEERRHRKERLAAAFRLFGKFGFEEGVAGHITARDPELTDHFWVNPFGLSFKHIRVSDLILVNHNGDVVEGARTVNEAAFAIHSQVHQARPDIVAACHSHSIYGRALSTLGRKLEPLTQDACAFYQDHGLFEDYAGVVTDLEEGKRIGVALGDYKAVILRNHGLLTVGDTVDAAAWWYITMERSCQVQLLATAAGQPIPIDPDNAALAHRQVGSNLAGWLQFQPLYQQITREQPDLFD